One window of the Pelosinus sp. IPA-1 genome contains the following:
- a CDS encoding permease has translation MPLGMFGWKVALLYVISGVVIANISGYAISNLKLEHLVEDYVYQIKSGDVELHEPTFSERCREARKFTADFKKRTALYITIAMVVGGFIHGYVPSDFLTTYAGRNNPLAVPLVVLIGVPMYNSVAGMVPIVYALMEKGLPLGRDCLK, from the coding sequence ATGCCGCTAGGCATGTTTGGCTGGAAGGTTGCCCTGTTATATGTGATTAGCGGCGTTGTTATTGCTAATATCAGTGGTTATGCTATTAGTAACTTGAAGCTTGAACATTTGGTCGAAGATTACGTGTATCAAATCAAAAGCGGGGACGTGGAATTGCACGAGCCCACCTTTAGTGAAAGGTGTCGGGAGGCAAGAAAATTTACGGCTGACTTTAAAAAAAGAACTGCGCTATACATTACTATAGCGATGGTCGTGGGTGGGTTTATTCATGGGTATGTACCGAGCGATTTTCTAACAACCTATGCGGGTCGAAATAACCCGCTGGCAGTACCCTTAGTAGTATTGATTGGTGTGCCGATGTATAACAGCGTAGCAGGTATGGTGCCGATCGTATACGCTTTAATGGAAAAGGGGCTGCCGTTAGGACGCGATTGTTTAAAGTAG